A window from Streptomyces sp. NBC_00271 encodes these proteins:
- a CDS encoding MmpS family transport accessory protein, with protein MAIPAAIVLLFVGVGIGSSGSDQKATASDKPTPQVTVTKTAEAKPAPTVTVTKTAKPKATPKATPKKEATTSDDAAADGKVVFKVWGSAPSGTDITYGSDSDSRQGSGLPMTKTLTADSDAMYFQVTAQLQGGGDINCSVTVDGQTKKGHASGGYNICSAQLSSDFFGGWS; from the coding sequence GTGGCCATACCCGCCGCGATCGTTCTGCTGTTCGTCGGTGTTGGTATCGGCTCGTCGGGCAGCGACCAGAAGGCGACGGCGAGCGACAAACCGACGCCCCAGGTGACCGTCACGAAGACGGCCGAGGCGAAGCCCGCTCCGACGGTGACGGTCACGAAGACCGCGAAGCCGAAGGCGACACCGAAGGCGACACCGAAGAAGGAAGCAACGACTTCGGACGACGCGGCCGCGGACGGCAAGGTCGTGTTCAAGGTCTGGGGATCGGCCCCGTCCGGAACGGACATCACCTACGGCAGCGACAGCGACAGTCGTCAGGGGTCCGGTCTGCCGATGACGAAGACCCTGACCGCGGATTCGGATGCCATGTACTTCCAGGTGACCGCCCAGTTGCAGGGGGGCGGCGACATCAACTGTTCGGTGACGGTGGATGGCCAGACCAAGAAGGGGCACGCGTCCGGCGGCTACAACATCTGCTCCGCGCAGCTGAGCAGCGACTTTTTCGGCGGCTGGAGCTAG
- a CDS encoding 4a-hydroxytetrahydrobiopterin dehydratase codes for MPVEPLSQKEIEDQLAELPGWSLDGDHLARSYRLPSHFAATAMVVHVAQVQEELDHHSDLTLGYNTISLTVNTHSVGGAVTELDLKLARRVEALAPGHGAH; via the coding sequence ATGCCCGTCGAACCCCTGTCGCAGAAGGAGATCGAGGATCAGCTCGCGGAGCTGCCCGGCTGGTCCCTGGACGGCGACCACCTCGCCCGCTCCTACCGCCTCCCCTCCCACTTCGCCGCGACCGCGATGGTCGTACACGTCGCCCAGGTACAGGAGGAGCTCGACCACCACTCCGACCTCACCCTCGGCTACAACACGATCTCCCTCACCGTGAACACCCACAGCGTCGGCGGCGCCGTCACCGAGCTCGACCTCAAGCTCGCCCGCAGGGTGGAGGCACTCGCTCCGGGACATGGCGCACACTGA
- a CDS encoding class I SAM-dependent methyltransferase: MLDYDKEADAYDASRGGEPRAAAAADAVLGLVPDDIQALLDVACGTGIVTRRLAAARPTLRVTGADAAQGMARMAAARLPGAVIRADSRRLPFPDASFDAVTSVWLLHLVDGAEDVRAIVAECARVLRPGGVYVTTVDKAAAHDVGSDIDAVLASRPRRPAQDRPEDVEAYAVEHGLTPAGGARFRGHGQGRSPRSTVADLRRGWFTRIAPDDPLAERFVTLLEALPDQEVPRPDPRFALRAFRKIPAARTP; the protein is encoded by the coding sequence ATGCTGGACTACGACAAGGAAGCCGACGCATACGACGCCAGCAGGGGCGGTGAGCCCAGAGCGGCCGCTGCCGCGGACGCCGTACTCGGCCTCGTCCCCGACGACATACAGGCCCTGCTCGACGTCGCCTGCGGCACCGGAATCGTCACGCGCCGCCTCGCCGCCGCCCGCCCGACGCTCCGGGTGACGGGCGCGGACGCCGCGCAGGGCATGGCCCGGATGGCGGCGGCACGGCTCCCGGGCGCGGTGATCCGCGCCGACAGCCGCCGACTGCCCTTCCCCGACGCCTCGTTCGACGCCGTCACCAGCGTCTGGCTGCTCCATCTGGTCGACGGCGCCGAGGACGTCCGCGCCATCGTCGCCGAGTGCGCGCGGGTCCTGCGCCCGGGCGGGGTGTACGTCACCACCGTGGACAAGGCCGCCGCGCACGACGTGGGCAGCGACATCGACGCCGTACTCGCCTCCCGCCCGCGCCGCCCCGCCCAGGACCGCCCCGAGGACGTCGAGGCGTACGCCGTCGAGCACGGCCTCACCCCGGCCGGCGGGGCCCGTTTCCGGGGCCACGGCCAGGGCCGCAGCCCGCGCAGCACCGTGGCGGACCTGCGCCGCGGCTGGTTCACCCGGATCGCCCCGGACGACCCGCTGGCCGAGCGTTTCGTCACGCTGCTCGAGGCGCTGCCCGATCAGGAAGTCCCGCGCCCCGACCCGCGGTTCGCGCTCCGCGCGTTCAGAAAGATCCCCGCCGCGCGAACTCCATGA
- a CDS encoding cellulose binding domain-containing protein yields the protein MRRTRILTAVLALAAGLLAGSPSALAASTPTTTLAADTYTWKNARIDGGGFVPGIVFNRSEKNLAYARTDIGGAYRWQESTKTWTPLTDSIGWDRWGHTGVVSLASDSVDPNKVYAAVGTYTNSWDPGNGAVLRSADRGASWQRTDLPFKLGGNMPGRGMGERLAIDPNKNSVLYLGAPSGKGLWRSTDSGVTWSQVTNFPNVGNYVQDATDTSGYASDNQGIAWVTFDESTGTPGSATQTVYVGVADKDNAVYRSTDGGATWSRLAGQPTGYLAHKGVLDATNGYLYLAYSDKGGPYDGGKGRLWRYATRTGTWTNISPVAEADTYYGFSGLTVDLQHPGTVMTTAYSSWWPDTQIFRSTDSGGTWTKAWDYTSYPNRSNRYTMDVSSVPWLTFDANPSPPEQSPKLGWMTEGLEIDPFNSARMMYGTGATIYGTENLTNWDSNSQFTMRPMVQGLEETAVNDLASPPSGATLLSALGDIGGFRHTDLTKVPSMMYTSPNFTTTTSLDYAETNPNTVVRVGNLDAGPHIAFSTDNGANWFAGTDPSGVSGGGTAAAASDGSRFVWSPVGAGVQYTIGFGTSWSASSGIPAGAIVESDRVDPKTFYGFKSGKFYVSSDGGATFTASAATGLPSGDSVRFKALPGAKGDVWLAGGASDGAYGLWHSTDGGASFTKLSNVDQADTIGFGKAATGASYQTLYTSAKIGGVRGIFRSTDKGASWTRINDDAHQWGWTGGAITGDPRIYGRVYLATNGRGIIYGDSSDTGDGGGGTDPTPPPTGACAMTYRITNQWSGGFQADVALTNTGTTAWSGWSLSWPFTDGQQITQAWNADATQSGTTVTAKNLTWNANVAAGSSVSFGFTGSWTGANAKPTTFKLGDQACSVS from the coding sequence GTGCGAAGAACCCGTATCCTCACGGCCGTGCTGGCACTGGCCGCCGGCCTGCTGGCGGGCAGTCCGTCCGCCCTCGCCGCGAGCACCCCGACAACGACGCTCGCCGCCGACACGTACACCTGGAAGAACGCCAGGATCGACGGCGGCGGCTTCGTCCCCGGCATCGTCTTCAACCGCTCCGAGAAGAACCTCGCCTACGCCCGCACGGACATCGGCGGCGCCTACCGCTGGCAGGAGTCGACGAAGACCTGGACCCCGCTCACGGACTCGATCGGCTGGGACCGGTGGGGCCACACCGGGGTGGTCAGCCTCGCGTCCGACTCCGTCGACCCGAACAAGGTGTACGCGGCGGTCGGCACGTATACGAACAGCTGGGACCCCGGCAACGGTGCCGTGCTGCGCTCCGCCGACCGGGGCGCGAGCTGGCAGAGGACGGACCTGCCCTTCAAACTGGGCGGGAACATGCCGGGCCGGGGCATGGGCGAGCGCCTCGCGATCGACCCCAACAAAAACAGCGTGCTGTACCTCGGCGCGCCGAGCGGCAAGGGCCTGTGGCGGTCCACGGACTCGGGTGTCACGTGGTCACAGGTGACCAACTTCCCGAACGTCGGCAACTACGTGCAGGACGCGACCGACACGAGCGGCTACGCCAGCGACAACCAGGGCATCGCGTGGGTGACCTTCGACGAGTCCACGGGCACCCCCGGAAGCGCCACGCAGACGGTCTACGTCGGGGTCGCCGACAAGGACAACGCGGTCTACCGCTCGACGGACGGCGGCGCGACCTGGTCCCGGCTCGCCGGGCAGCCCACCGGCTACCTCGCCCACAAGGGAGTCCTCGACGCCACGAACGGCTACCTCTACCTCGCCTACAGCGACAAGGGTGGCCCGTACGACGGCGGCAAGGGCCGGCTGTGGCGGTACGCGACCAGGACCGGGACCTGGACGAACATCAGCCCGGTCGCGGAGGCCGACACCTACTACGGATTCAGCGGACTGACCGTCGACCTGCAGCATCCGGGCACGGTGATGACCACGGCGTACAGCTCGTGGTGGCCGGACACCCAGATCTTCCGGTCCACCGACAGTGGCGGCACCTGGACGAAGGCCTGGGACTACACCTCGTACCCGAACCGCTCGAACCGCTACACGATGGACGTGTCGTCCGTGCCCTGGCTGACCTTCGACGCGAACCCGTCACCCCCCGAGCAGTCCCCCAAACTCGGCTGGATGACCGAGGGGTTGGAGATCGACCCGTTCAACTCCGCCCGGATGATGTACGGAACGGGCGCGACGATCTACGGCACCGAGAACCTCACGAACTGGGACAGCAACAGCCAGTTCACGATGCGGCCCATGGTCCAGGGCCTGGAGGAGACGGCCGTCAACGACCTGGCCTCTCCCCCCTCCGGGGCGACCCTGCTCAGCGCCCTCGGTGACATCGGCGGCTTCCGGCACACGGACCTCACCAAGGTGCCGTCGATGATGTACACCTCGCCGAACTTCACCACGACGACGAGCCTCGACTACGCCGAGACCAACCCGAACACGGTGGTGCGCGTCGGCAACCTCGACGCGGGCCCGCACATCGCCTTCTCCACGGACAACGGCGCCAACTGGTTCGCGGGCACCGACCCTTCGGGCGTGAGCGGCGGCGGAACGGCAGCGGCGGCGTCCGACGGCAGCCGCTTCGTGTGGAGCCCGGTGGGCGCGGGCGTGCAGTACACGATCGGCTTCGGTACGTCGTGGTCGGCGTCCAGCGGTATCCCCGCGGGCGCCATCGTGGAGTCGGACCGGGTCGATCCGAAGACCTTCTACGGGTTCAAGTCCGGCAAGTTCTACGTCAGTTCGGACGGTGGCGCCACCTTCACCGCCTCCGCAGCCACCGGCCTGCCGAGCGGTGACAGCGTGCGCTTCAAGGCGCTGCCCGGCGCGAAGGGCGACGTGTGGCTGGCGGGCGGCGCGAGCGACGGCGCGTACGGGCTGTGGCACTCCACGGACGGCGGCGCGAGCTTCACCAAGCTGTCGAACGTCGACCAGGCCGACACCATCGGCTTCGGCAAGGCGGCGACCGGGGCCTCGTACCAGACGCTCTACACCAGCGCGAAGATCGGCGGGGTGCGTGGCATCTTCCGCTCGACGGACAAGGGCGCGAGCTGGACCCGCATCAACGACGATGCCCACCAGTGGGGTTGGACCGGCGGCGCGATCACGGGAGACCCGCGGATCTACGGACGCGTGTACCTCGCGACCAACGGGCGCGGAATCATCTACGGCGACAGCTCCGACACCGGTGACGGGGGCGGCGGTACGGATCCGACGCCGCCGCCGACGGGCGCCTGCGCGATGACGTACAGGATCACCAACCAGTGGTCGGGCGGTTTCCAGGCCGACGTGGCACTCACCAACACCGGCACCACCGCCTGGAGCGGCTGGTCCCTGAGCTGGCCCTTCACGGACGGCCAGCAGATCACCCAGGCGTGGAACGCCGACGCCACCCAGTCGGGGACGACGGTCACTGCGAAGAACCTGACCTGGAACGCGAACGTGGCGGCGGGTTCGTCGGTGAGCTTCGGCTTCACGGGCAGCTGGACGGGTGCGAACGCCAAACCCACCACCTTCAAACTGGGAGATCAGGCCTGCTCGGTGAGTTGA
- a CDS encoding helix-turn-helix transcriptional regulator, whose protein sequence is MKSSRLVSILLLLQTRGRMTAADLAEQLDVSVRTVYRDVEALSAAGVPLYGDAGHAGGYRLLDGYRTRLTGLTEGEAEALFLAGVPGPAAELGLGPVLAAAQLKVRAALPRELRTHADRISGRFHLDAPGWYADADDTPYLPAVADAVWNARVLHVLYRRWREPTEVRRRLEPYGLVLKAGRWYVVAGPGPRTFRVDQILELTLTEEEFSRPERFDLAAYWTAYQQEFHDRLHRAEAVIRIAPGTVLTGPAARAVEVNGHTDGDGWTRATVPIESIDQAHDAFLGLGAAIEVLEPAELRERIARTVTALARLYA, encoded by the coding sequence GTGAAGTCCAGTCGGCTCGTCTCGATCCTCCTGCTGCTCCAGACCCGCGGCCGGATGACCGCCGCCGACCTCGCCGAGCAACTCGACGTCTCGGTGCGCACGGTCTACCGGGACGTCGAGGCTCTGAGCGCGGCGGGCGTCCCGCTGTACGGCGACGCGGGGCACGCCGGCGGCTACCGCCTCCTCGACGGCTACCGCACCCGTCTCACCGGCCTCACGGAGGGGGAGGCCGAGGCCCTCTTCCTGGCCGGCGTCCCCGGCCCCGCCGCCGAGCTGGGCCTCGGCCCGGTCCTGGCCGCCGCCCAGCTGAAGGTGCGCGCCGCCCTCCCGCGCGAGCTGCGCACGCACGCCGACCGGATCAGCGGCCGCTTCCACCTGGACGCCCCCGGCTGGTACGCGGACGCCGACGACACCCCGTACCTCCCCGCCGTCGCCGACGCCGTCTGGAACGCGCGGGTGCTGCACGTCCTGTACCGCCGCTGGCGCGAGCCCACGGAGGTGCGGCGCCGCCTGGAGCCGTACGGCCTGGTCCTGAAGGCGGGCCGCTGGTACGTCGTCGCGGGCCCCGGTCCGCGCACGTTCCGCGTCGACCAGATTCTCGAACTCACCCTGACAGAAGAGGAGTTCAGCCGCCCCGAGAGGTTCGACCTGGCCGCGTACTGGACGGCGTACCAACAGGAGTTCCACGACCGGCTGCACCGCGCCGAGGCCGTGATCCGGATCGCGCCGGGAACCGTTCTCACCGGCCCGGCGGCCCGGGCTGTCGAGGTCAACGGCCACACAGATGGAGACGGTTGGACGCGCGCCACCGTCCCCATCGAATCCATCGACCAGGCCCACGACGCATTCCTCGGACTGGGTGCGGCGATCGAGGTGCTGGAGCCCGCCGAACTGCGGGAGCGCATCGCGCGCACGGTGACGGCACTGGCCCGCCTGTACGCGTAG
- a CDS encoding glycoside hydrolase family 48 protein: protein MHPSSRSRRRRTRRLWTAAVAALALPLTMLANGSTPAQAAGVQCSVDYKTNDWGSGFTADLTLTNRGADPINGWTLTYDYTGNQTLTSGWNGTWSQSGRTVTAKNASWNGTIAAGAAVSTGAQFTYSGTNTAPASFAINGTTCTGAHQPPVTVLTSPAAGAVYTQGDAIPLAATAAAADNATIAKVEFYDDTTLLGTDTSSPYTLSTSSLAVGSHSLVAKAYDSLGASAASTPVGITVASGPAVVASPTQLGVQQSKSGTFAVQLSKQPAANVTVTTARTDGNTGLSVTGGASLTFTPANWNTAQNVTVTADASGTGAATFTASATGYAKATVTVTELAASKAYDARFLDLYGRITNPANGYFSPEGIPYHSVETLIVEAPDQGHETTSEAYSYLIWLQAMYGKVTGDWSKFNAAWTTMETYMIPTHADQPTNSFYNASKPATYAPELDTPNEYPAKLDTGVSVGSDPIAAELKSAYGTDDVYGMHWLQDVDNVYGYGDEPGKCEAGPTATGPSYINTFQRGAQESVWETVPQPTCDAFKYGSTNGYLDLFTGDSSYAKQWKYTDAPDADARAVQAAYWADVWAKAQGKGGDVSTTVGKAAKMGDYLRYAMYDKYFKKIGNCVGPSTCAAGTGKDASHYLLSWYYAWGGATDTSAGWAWRIGSSHVHGGYQNPLAAYALSSYADLKPKSSTGAADWGTSLTRQLEFYRWLQSNEGAIAGGATNSWAGRYATPPAGTPTFYGMYYDQQPVYHDPPSNQWFGFQAWSMERVAEFYQQTGNASAKAILDKWVSWALSKTTINPDGTYQVPSTLQWSGTPDTWNASSPGANSGLHVTVTDYTNDVGVAAAYAKTLSYYAAKSGNAQAKTTAKALLDGMWSNYQDSLGIAVPETRADYNRFDDTVYVPSGWSGKMPNGDTINSTSTFTSLRSFYKNDPNWSKIEAYLAGGAAPSFTYHRFWAQADIALAMGSYAELLE from the coding sequence ATGCACCCAAGTTCCAGAAGCAGACGCCGGAGGACCCGGCGGCTGTGGACCGCCGCGGTGGCCGCCCTCGCGCTTCCGCTCACGATGCTCGCGAATGGCTCAACTCCCGCTCAGGCGGCGGGAGTTCAGTGCAGTGTCGACTACAAGACCAATGACTGGGGCTCCGGCTTCACCGCGGATCTCACGCTCACCAACCGGGGCGCTGACCCGATCAACGGCTGGACCCTGACATACGACTACACCGGCAACCAGACGCTGACCAGCGGCTGGAACGGGACCTGGTCGCAGTCCGGCAGGACGGTCACCGCGAAGAACGCCTCCTGGAACGGGACGATCGCCGCCGGGGCAGCGGTCTCCACCGGCGCGCAGTTCACCTACAGCGGCACCAACACGGCGCCCGCCTCGTTCGCGATCAACGGCACCACCTGCACCGGCGCCCACCAGCCGCCGGTCACCGTGCTGACCAGCCCGGCCGCGGGCGCGGTCTACACGCAGGGCGACGCGATCCCGCTGGCCGCGACCGCGGCGGCCGCCGACAACGCGACGATCGCCAAGGTCGAGTTCTACGACGACACGACCCTGCTGGGCACGGACACCAGCTCCCCCTACACGCTGTCGACGTCCAGCCTGGCCGTGGGCAGTCATTCGCTGGTGGCCAAGGCGTACGACAGCCTGGGCGCCTCCGCGGCGTCCACACCCGTCGGCATCACGGTCGCCTCGGGTCCCGCCGTGGTGGCTTCGCCGACCCAACTCGGCGTCCAGCAGAGCAAGTCGGGCACCTTTGCCGTGCAACTTTCGAAACAGCCGGCCGCGAACGTGACGGTGACGACCGCCCGTACGGACGGCAATACGGGCCTTTCCGTCACCGGCGGCGCCTCGCTCACCTTCACCCCGGCCAACTGGAACACGGCGCAGAACGTGACCGTCACCGCCGATGCCTCCGGGACGGGCGCCGCGACCTTCACGGCCTCGGCGACCGGGTACGCCAAGGCGACCGTCACCGTGACGGAGCTGGCCGCGTCGAAGGCGTACGACGCGCGTTTCCTGGACCTCTACGGCAGGATCACCAACCCGGCGAACGGCTACTTCTCACCCGAGGGCATCCCCTACCACTCGGTGGAGACGCTGATCGTCGAGGCGCCGGACCAGGGACATGAGACGACCTCGGAGGCGTACAGCTATCTGATCTGGCTGCAGGCGATGTACGGGAAGGTCACCGGCGACTGGTCCAAGTTCAACGCCGCGTGGACGACCATGGAGACGTACATGATCCCCACCCACGCCGACCAGCCGACGAACTCCTTCTACAACGCCTCGAAGCCCGCGACCTACGCGCCCGAGCTGGACACCCCGAACGAGTATCCGGCCAAGCTCGACACGGGCGTCTCCGTCGGCTCGGACCCGATCGCGGCCGAGCTGAAGAGCGCGTACGGCACGGACGACGTGTACGGCATGCACTGGCTCCAGGACGTCGACAACGTCTACGGCTACGGCGACGAGCCCGGCAAGTGCGAGGCGGGACCGACCGCGACCGGACCGTCGTACATCAACACCTTCCAGCGCGGCGCGCAGGAGTCGGTGTGGGAGACGGTGCCGCAGCCGACCTGCGACGCCTTCAAGTACGGCTCCACGAACGGCTACCTGGACCTCTTCACCGGGGATTCCTCGTACGCCAAGCAGTGGAAGTACACCGACGCGCCGGACGCCGACGCGCGGGCCGTGCAGGCCGCGTACTGGGCCGACGTGTGGGCCAAGGCGCAGGGCAAGGGCGGCGATGTGTCCACGACCGTCGGCAAGGCGGCGAAGATGGGCGACTATCTGCGCTACGCCATGTACGACAAGTACTTCAAGAAGATCGGCAACTGTGTCGGTCCGTCGACCTGCGCGGCCGGCACCGGCAAGGACGCCTCGCACTATCTGCTCTCCTGGTACTACGCCTGGGGCGGCGCGACCGACACCTCGGCGGGCTGGGCCTGGCGCATCGGCTCCAGCCATGTCCACGGCGGCTACCAGAACCCGCTGGCCGCGTACGCACTCAGCTCGTACGCCGATCTGAAGCCCAAGTCCTCGACGGGGGCGGCCGATTGGGGGACCTCCCTCACCCGGCAGCTGGAGTTCTACCGCTGGCTGCAGTCCAACGAGGGTGCCATCGCGGGCGGCGCGACCAACAGCTGGGCGGGCCGTTACGCGACCCCGCCGGCTGGGACACCGACCTTCTACGGCATGTACTACGACCAGCAGCCGGTGTACCACGACCCGCCGTCCAACCAGTGGTTCGGCTTCCAGGCCTGGTCCATGGAGCGGGTCGCCGAGTTCTACCAGCAGACGGGGAACGCGAGCGCGAAGGCGATCCTCGACAAGTGGGTCTCCTGGGCACTGTCCAAGACCACGATCAACCCGGACGGCACCTACCAGGTCCCCTCCACGCTCCAGTGGTCCGGCACACCCGACACGTGGAACGCTTCAAGTCCCGGCGCCAACAGTGGACTTCACGTGACCGTCACCGACTACACCAACGACGTCGGTGTGGCCGCCGCGTACGCCAAGACCCTGTCGTACTACGCCGCCAAGTCCGGCAACGCCCAGGCGAAGACGACGGCGAAGGCACTCCTCGACGGCATGTGGAGCAACTACCAGGACAGCCTGGGCATCGCCGTCCCGGAGACCCGCGCCGACTACAACCGCTTCGACGACACGGTCTACGTCCCGAGCGGCTGGAGCGGCAAGATGCCGAACGGCGACACGATCAACTCCACCTCGACCTTCACCTCGCTCAGGTCCTTCTACAAGAACGACCCGAACTGGTCGAAGATCGAGGCCTATCTGGCGGGCGGAGCCGCGCCCTCCTTCACGTACCACCGGTTCTGGGCCCAGGCGGACATCGCCCTGGCCATGGGCTCGTACGCGGAGCTTCTCGAATAG
- a CDS encoding rhamnogalacturonan lyase → MATAALIAAGLTALGTGTAHAATARQVEALDRGVVSVHTDSGNLVSWRWLGTDPNDVSFNVYRAGTLVNPTPITGSTNYFHSGAPAQADYTVRAIVNGVEQADSVHAIQFRTGYKDVPITPPAGGTTPDGVAYTYEANDASVGDLDGDGQLDFVLKWQPTNAKDNSQSGYTGNTIVDGIKLDGTRLWRIDLGRNIRSGAHYTQFQVYDYDGDGKAEVAMKTADGTTDGRGTVIGTSSADYRNSSGYVLSGPEYLTMFNGQTGAAMGTVDYVPARGTVSSWGDSYGNRVDRFLAGTAYLDGSRPSLIMARGYYTRTVIAAWDWRGGAFTRRWTFDTNSSTNSGKGYDGQGNHQLSVADVDGDGKDEIVYGSMAVDDNGNGLWTTKNGHGDAMHVGDLDPSRPGLEEFKVDEDSSKPASWMADAKTGAILWSTAADGDNGRGVSGDIWAGSAGAESWSSHADGVRNPQGTVVATRKPGSINFLSWWDGDPVRELLDDTHIDKYGTSSDTRLLTGSGVHSNNSTKATPSLSGDILGDWREEVVWPTTDNTALRIYSTPYETTTRITTLLHDTQYRTALAWQNTAYNQPPHPSFFIGNGMATAPRPTVYVP, encoded by the coding sequence ATGGCCACGGCCGCCCTCATCGCCGCCGGACTCACCGCCCTCGGCACCGGAACGGCCCATGCGGCCACAGCCCGACAGGTGGAGGCCCTCGACCGGGGCGTCGTCAGTGTCCACACCGACAGCGGCAACCTGGTCAGCTGGCGATGGCTCGGCACCGACCCGAACGACGTGTCCTTCAACGTCTACCGGGCCGGGACGTTGGTCAACCCGACGCCGATCACCGGCTCCACGAACTACTTCCACTCGGGCGCGCCCGCCCAGGCCGACTACACGGTCCGCGCGATCGTGAACGGCGTCGAGCAGGCCGACTCGGTGCACGCCATCCAGTTCCGTACCGGATACAAGGACGTGCCCATCACCCCGCCCGCGGGCGGTACCACTCCCGACGGGGTCGCCTACACCTACGAGGCCAACGACGCCTCCGTCGGCGACCTCGACGGGGACGGCCAGCTCGACTTCGTGCTCAAGTGGCAGCCCACCAACGCCAAGGACAACTCCCAGTCCGGCTACACCGGCAACACGATCGTCGACGGCATCAAGCTCGACGGTACCCGCCTGTGGCGCATCGACCTGGGCAGGAACATCCGCTCGGGCGCGCACTACACACAGTTCCAGGTGTACGACTACGACGGCGACGGCAAGGCCGAGGTCGCCATGAAGACGGCGGACGGGACGACGGACGGCCGGGGCACCGTGATCGGCACTTCCTCCGCCGACTACCGGAACTCCAGCGGATACGTGCTGTCCGGGCCCGAGTACCTGACCATGTTCAACGGGCAGACGGGCGCCGCCATGGGCACCGTCGACTACGTTCCGGCGCGCGGCACGGTCTCCTCCTGGGGCGACTCGTACGGCAACCGGGTCGACCGATTCCTAGCGGGAACGGCCTACTTGGACGGCTCCCGGCCCTCCCTCATCATGGCGCGCGGCTACTACACCCGTACCGTCATCGCCGCCTGGGACTGGCGGGGCGGCGCCTTCACCCGACGCTGGACCTTCGACACCAACTCCTCGACCAACAGCGGCAAGGGCTACGACGGCCAGGGCAACCACCAGTTGTCGGTCGCGGACGTCGACGGGGACGGCAAGGACGAGATCGTGTACGGCTCGATGGCCGTGGACGACAACGGCAACGGCCTGTGGACCACCAAGAACGGGCACGGGGACGCCATGCACGTCGGCGACCTCGACCCTTCCCGTCCCGGCCTGGAGGAGTTCAAGGTCGACGAGGACTCCTCGAAACCGGCGTCCTGGATGGCGGACGCCAAGACGGGCGCGATCCTCTGGTCCACGGCGGCCGACGGCGACAACGGCCGAGGCGTCTCCGGTGACATCTGGGCGGGCAGCGCGGGCGCCGAGTCCTGGTCCTCGCACGCCGACGGCGTCCGCAACCCGCAGGGCACGGTGGTGGCGACCCGCAAGCCGGGCAGCATCAACTTCCTGTCCTGGTGGGACGGCGACCCCGTCCGCGAACTCCTCGACGACACCCACATCGACAAGTACGGCACCTCGTCCGACACCCGCCTGCTGACCGGCTCGGGCGTCCACTCCAACAACAGCACCAAGGCGACTCCGTCACTGTCGGGCGACATCCTCGGAGACTGGCGCGAGGAGGTCGTCTGGCCGACGACCGACAACACGGCCCTCAGGATCTACTCCACCCCGTACGAGACGACCACAAGGATCACCACCCTCCTCCACGACACCCAGTACCGCACGGCCCTGGCCTGGCAGAACACCGCCTACAACCAGCCCCCGCACCCGAGCTTCTTCATCGGCAACGGGATGGCGACGGCACCCCGGCCGACGGTGTACGTGCCCTGA